In Rhodamnia argentea isolate NSW1041297 chromosome 4, ASM2092103v1, whole genome shotgun sequence, the following proteins share a genomic window:
- the LOC115744594 gene encoding cellulose synthase A catalytic subunit 7 [UDP-forming] isoform X2, with product MEANAGLVAGSHNRNELVVIHGHEEPKSLKNLDGQVCEICGDEVGLTVDGDLFVACNECGFPACRPCYEYERREGSQLCPQCKTRYKRLKGSPRVEGDEDEEDIDDIEHEFNIEDEQNKHKYLAEAMLHGKMSYGRGPDDDDNAQFPPVIAGVRSRPVSGEFPISSYGHGEMPSSLHKRVHPYPMSEPGSERWDEKKEGGWKERMDDWKLQQGNLGPETDDINDPDMAMIDEARQPLSRKVPIASSKVNPYRMVIVARLVILAFFLRYRILNPVHDAFGLWLTSIICEIWFAFSWILDQFPKWFPIDRETYLDRLSLRYEREGEPNMLSPVDIFVSTVDPMKEPPLVTANTVLSILAMDYPVDKISCYVSDDGASMLTFESLSETAEFARKWVPFCKKFSIEPRAPEMYFTLKIDYLKDKVQPTFVKERRAMKREYEEFKVRINALVAKASKVPPEGWIMQDGTPWPGNNTKDHPGMIQVFLGHSGGLDAEGNELPRLVYVSREKRPGFQHHKKAGAMNALVRVSGVLTNAPFMLNLDCDHYINNSKAAREAMCFLMDPQIGRKVCYVQFPQRFDGIDTHDRYANRNTVFFDINMKGLDGIQGPVYVGTGCVFRRQALYGYEPPKGPKRPKMVSCDCCPCFGRRKKLPKYSKHSANGDAANLQGMEDDKELLLSQMNFEKKFGQSAIFVTSTLMDQGGVPPSSSPAALLKEAIHVISCGYEDKTEWGTELGWIYGSITEDILTGFKMHCRGWRSIYCVPKIPAFKGSAPINLSDRLNQVLRWALGSVEIFFSRHSPAWYGYKGGKLKWLERFAYVNTTIYPFTSLPLLAYCTLPAICLLTDKFIMPPISTFASLFFIALFISIFATGILELRWSGVSIEEWWRNEQFWVIGGVSAHLFAVVQGLLKILAGIDTNFTVTSKATDDEEFGELYAFKWTTLLIPPTTILIINLVGVVAGISDAINNGYQAWGPLFGKLFFAFWVIVHLYPFLKGLMGRQNRTPTIVVIWSILLASIFSLLWVRIDPFVLKTKGPDTKQCGINC from the exons atgGAAGCTAACGCCGGACTTGTAGCCGGCTCTCACAACCGCAACGAGCTTGTCGTCATTCATGGCCATGAAGAG CCAAAGTCTTTGAAGAACTTGGATGGGCAAGTGTGTGAGATATGCGGGGATGAGGTTGGGCTCACGGTTGATGGAGATCTGTTCGTGGCGTGCAACGAGTGCGGATTTCCGGCTTGTCGGCCTTGCTACGAGTatgagaggagagaggggaGCCAATTGTGCCCGCAGTGCAAGACTCGATACAAGCGTCTCAAAG GGAGCCCGAGAGTGGAGGGCGACGAAGATGAAGAGGACATTGATGATATCGAGCACGAATTCAACATTGAAGATGAACAGAACAAGCACAAATACCTGGCAGAAGCTATGCTTCATGGGAAGATGAGCTACGGAAGAGGTCCTGACGATGACGATAACGCTCAATTTCCACCAGTTATAGCTGGTGTCAGATCCCGACCC GTAAGTGGCGAGTTCCCAATATCATCTTATGGTCACGGAGAGATGCCTTCTTCCCTTCACAAACGAGTTCATCCATATCCAATGTCTGAACCCG GAAGTGAAAGATGGGAtgaaaagaaagagggagggtggaaagaaagaatggaTGACTGGAAGCTGCAGCAAGGCAACCTTGGGCCCGAAACTGACGATATCAATGACCCGGACATGGCTAT GATCGATGAGGCAAGGCAGCCACTCTCTAGGAAAGTTCCGATTGCATCGAGCAAGGTCAACCCATATAGGATGGTGATAGTTGCTCGGCTTGTCATATTGGCTTTCTTCCTCCGTTACAGGATTTTGAACCCGGTACACGATGCATTTGGTCTTTGGTTAACATCCATCATTTGTGAGATATGGTTCGCTTTCTCATGGATCCTGGATCAGTTCCCCAAATGGTTTCCTATTGATCGTGAGACCTATCTTGATCGCCTCTCTCTCAG ATACGAAAGGGAAGGTGAACCTAATATGCTTTCGCCAGTAGATATCTTTGTCAGTACAGTGGATCCCATGAAAGAGCCCCCGCTTGTGACAGCAAACACAGTTCTGTCAATATTGGCTATGGACTATCCAGTCGATAAGATTTCCTGCTACGTTTCTGATGACGGAGCTTCGATGCTCACCTTTGAATCTTTGTCTGAAACTGCCGAATTTGCTCGAAAATGGGTACCCTTCTGCAAAAAGTTCTCTATAGAGCCCAGAGCCCCTGAAATGTACTTCACTTTGAAGATTGATTATCTCAAAGACAAAGTCCAGCCAACCTTTGTCAAAGAGCGGCGAGCAATGAAG AGGGAATATGAAGAATTCAAAGTGCGGATCAATGCGTTGGTTGCTAAAGCTTCAAAAGTACCTCCGGAGGGATGGATCATGCAAGACGGGACACCATGGCCAGGAAACAACACAAAGGATCATCCAGGTATGATTCAAGTTTTTCTTGGACACAGTGGAGGTCTTGATGCAGAAGGGAATGAGCTCCCTCGCCTCGTTTATGTATCTCGTGAGAAGAGGCCTGGCTTCCAACATCACAAGAAAGCTGGTGCCATGAATGCCTTG GTTCGTGTCTCTGGTGTGCTTACAAATGCTCCTTTCATGCTGAACTTGGATTGTGACCACTACATAAATAACAGCAAGGCTGCACGAGAGGCCATGTGTTTCTTGATGGACCCTCAGATAGGAAGAAAGGTTTGCTATGTCCAATTCCCTCAAAGATTTGATGGCATTGATACGCATGACCGATACGCCAACAGGAACACAGTTTTCTTTGAT ATCAACATGAAAGGTCTAGATGGAATCCAGGGCCCTGTATATGTGGGCACTGGATGTGTCTTTCGGAGACAAGCACTTTATGGCTATGAACCCCCAAAGGGTCCTAAACGTCCTAAGATGGTCAGCTGCGATTGCTGCCCATGCTTTGGCCGCCGCAAAAAGCTCCCGAAGTATTCTAAGCATAGTGCCAATGGGGATGCTGCAAATCTGCAAG GAATGGAAGATGACAAGGAGCTACTGCTGTCCCAGATGAATTTTGAGAAGAAGTTTGGGCAGTCAGCAATATTTGTTACTTCAACTTTGATGGATCAGGGTGGTGTACCCCCTTCTTCAAGTCCAGCAGCCCTGCTGAAAGAAGCCATCCATGTTATCAGTTGTGGGTACGAAGATAAAACTGAATGGGGCACTGAG TTAGGCTGGATTTATGGTTCTATAACAGAGGATATCCTAACAGGCTTCAAGATGCATTGCCGTGGTTGGAGGTCCATTTATTGTGTGCCAAAGATACCAGCATTCAAGGGATCTGCTCCGATCAATCTCTCAGATCGGCTCAATCAAGTGCTTCGTTGGGCACTTGGCTCTGTTGAGATCTTTTTTAGCCGTCATAGTCCAGCCTGGTATGGGTACAAAGGGGGGAAACTTAAGTGGCTTGAACGGTTTGCATATGTCAACACAACCATCTATCCTTTCACCTCTTTACCACTCCTTGCCTACTGTACTCTTCCGGCCATTTGCTTGCTCACAGACAAGTTCATCATGCCACCA ATTAGCACTTTTGCCAGTCTTTTCTTCATTGCTCTTTTTATCTCAATCTTTGCGACGGGCATTCTTGAATTGAGGTGGAGTGGAGTGAGCATTGAGGAATGGTGGAGAAATGAGCAATTCTGGGTCATCGGTGGTGTGTCAGCTCACTTGTTTGCTGTTGTACAAGGCCTCCTGAAGATATTGGCTGGAATAGACACTAATTTCACAGTGACATCTAAAGCAACTGATGACGAAGAGTTTGGAGAATTGTACGCATTCAAATGGACGACCTTGTTAATCCCTCCAACTACTATATTGATCATCAACCTTGTTGGAGTAGTTGCCGGAATCTCAGATGCTATTAATAATGGATACCAAGCATGGGGACCTCTGTTTGGTAAATTGTTCTTCGCCTTCTGGGTGATTGTCCATCTCTATCCCTTCCTCAAAGGGCTGATGGGGCGACAGAACCGAACACCAACAATAGTGGTCATATGGTCGATACTACTAGCTTCCATATTCTCCTTGCTTTGGGTCAGGATCGATCCATTTGTGCTGAAGACCAAGGGACCTGATACCAAGCAATGTGGAATCAATTGCTAA
- the LOC115744594 gene encoding cellulose synthase A catalytic subunit 7 [UDP-forming] isoform X3, with product MEANAGLVAGSHNRNELVVIHGHEEPKSLKNLDGQVCEICGDEVGLTVDGDLFVACNECGFPACRPCYEYERREGSQLCPQCKTRYKRLKGSPRVEGDEDEEDIDDIEHEFNIEDEQNKHKYLAEAMLHGKMSYGRGPDDDDNAQFPPVIAGVRSRPVSGEFPISSYGHGEMPSSLHKRVHPYPMSEPAGSERWDEKKEGGWKERMDDWKLQQGNLGPETDDINDPDMAMIDEARQPLSRKVPIASSKVNPYRMVIVARLVILAFFLRYRILNPVHDAFGLWLTSIICEIWFAFSWILDQFPKWFPIDRETYLDRLSLRYEREGEPNMLSPVDIFVTTVDPTKEPPLVTANTALSILAMDYPVDKISCYVHDDGASMLTFESLSETAKFARKWVPFCKKFSIEPRAPEMYFTLKIDYLKDKVQPTFVKERRAMKREYEEFKVRINALVAKASIVPPEGWVMQDGTSWPGNNTKDRPGMIQVFLGHSGDLDAEGNELPHLVYVSREKRPGFQHHKKAGAMNALVRVSGVLTNAPFMLNLDCDHYINNSKAVREAMCFLMDPKIGAKVCFVQFPQRFDGIDRHDRYANRNTVFFDINMKGLDGIQGPVYVGTGCVFRRKALYGYEPPKGPKRPKMVSCDCCPCFGHRKKLPKYSKHGANGEAANLQGGDDDKELLKSQINFEKFGQSAIFATSTLMDQGGVPPSSSPAALLKEAIHVISCGYEDKTEWGTELGWIYGSITEDILTGFKMHCRGWRSIYCMPKRPAFKGSAPINLSDRLSQVLRWAHGSVEIFLSRHCPVWYGYKGGKLKWLQRLAYVHTTIYPFTSLPLIAYCTLPAICLLTDKFIMPPISTFASLFFIGLFISIFATTVLESRWSGVSIEEWWRNEQFSIIGGVSAHLFAVVLGLLKILAGVDTDFTVTSKAAHDEEFGDLHTFKWTTLLIPPTTILIINLVGIVAGVTDALNNGNQAMGLLFGKLFFAFWVIAHLYPFLKGLMGRQNRTPTIVVIWSILLASIFSLLWVRIDPFVLKTKGPDTKQCGNNC from the exons atgGAAGCTAACGCCGGACTTGTAGCCGGCTCTCACAACCGCAACGAGCTTGTCGTCATTCATGGCCATGAAGAG CCAAAGTCTTTGAAGAACTTGGATGGGCAAGTGTGTGAGATATGCGGGGATGAGGTTGGGCTCACGGTTGATGGAGATCTGTTCGTGGCGTGCAACGAGTGCGGATTTCCGGCTTGTCGGCCTTGCTACGAGTatgagaggagagaggggaGCCAATTGTGCCCGCAGTGCAAGACTCGATACAAGCGTCTCAAAG GGAGCCCGAGAGTGGAGGGCGACGAAGATGAAGAGGACATTGATGATATCGAGCACGAATTCAACATTGAAGATGAACAGAACAAGCACAAATACCTGGCAGAAGCTATGCTTCATGGGAAGATGAGCTACGGAAGAGGTCCTGACGATGACGATAACGCTCAATTTCCACCAGTTATAGCTGGTGTCAGATCCCGACCC GTAAGTGGCGAGTTCCCAATATCATCTTATGGTCACGGAGAGATGCCTTCTTCCCTTCACAAACGAGTTCATCCATATCCAATGTCTGAACCCG CAGGAAGTGAAAGATGGGAtgaaaagaaagagggagggtggaaagaaagaatggaTGACTGGAAGCTGCAGCAAGGCAACCTTGGGCCCGAAACTGACGATATCAATGACCCGGACATGGCTAT GATCGATGAGGCAAGGCAGCCACTCTCTAGGAAAGTTCCGATTGCATCGAGCAAGGTCAACCCATATAGGATGGTGATAGTTGCTCGGCTTGTCATATTGGCTTTCTTCCTCCGTTACAGGATTTTGAACCCGGTACACGATGCATTTGGTCTTTGGTTAACATCCATCATTTGTGAGATATGGTTCGCTTTCTCATGGATCCTGGATCAGTTCCCCAAATGGTTTCCTATTGATCGTGAGACCTATCTTGATCGCCTCTCTCTCAG ATATGAAAGGGAAGGTGAACCTAATATGCTTTCCCCAGTGGATATCTTTGTGACTACGGTAGATCCTACGAAGGAGCCCCCACTTGTGACCGCAAACACAGCTCTATCGATTTTGGCTATGGACTATCCAGTGGATAAAATCTCCTGCTACGTTCACGACGATGGAGCTTCCATGCTCACCTTTGAATCTTTGTCTGAAACTGCCAAGTTTGCTCGAAAATGGGTACCCTTCTGCAAAAAGTTCTCCATAGAGCCTCGAGCCCCGGAAATGTACTTCACTTTGAAGATTGATTATCTCAAAGACAAAGTACAGCCAACCTTTGTCAAAGAGCGGCGAGCAATGAAG AGGGAATATGAAGAATTCAAAGTGCGGATCAATGCCTTGGTCGCTAAAGCTTCAATTGTACCTCCAGAGGGATGGGTAATGCAAGATGGGACATCATGGCCAGGAAACAACACAAAGGATCGTCCAGGTATGATTCAAGTCTTCCTTGGACACAGTGGAGATCTTGATGCAGAAGGAAATGAGCTCCCTCACCTTGTTTATGTGTCTCGTGAGAAGAGGCCTGGCTTCCAACATCACAAGAAAGCTGGTGCCATGAATGCCTTA GTTCGTGTCTCCGGCGTGCTTACCAATGCTCCTTTCATGCTGAACTTGGACTGCGACCACTACATAAATAACAGCAAAGCTGTACGTGAGGCGATGTGCTTCTTGATGGACCCTAAGATAGGAGCTAAGGTTTGCTTTGTCCAATTCCCTCAAAGATTTGATGGCATTGATAGGCACGACCGCTATGCCAACAGAAACACAGTTTTCTTTGAT ATCAACATGAAAGGTCTAGATGGAATCCAAGGCCCAGTTTATGTGGGCACTGGATGTGTCTTCCGAAGAAAAGCATTATATGGCTACGAACCCCCCAAGGGTCCTAAGCGACCTAAGATGGTAAGCTGCGACTGCTGCCCATGCTTTGGCCACCGAAAAAAACTCCCAAAGTATTCTAAGCATGGTGCCAATGGGGAAGCTGCAAATCTGCAAG GAGGGGATGATGACAAGGAGCTATTGAAGTCCCAGATAAATTTCGAGAAGTTTGGGCAGTCAGCGATATTCGCAACTTCAACTTTGATGGACCAGGGTGGTGTACCCCCTTCTTCAAGTCCAGCAGCCCTGCTGAAAGAAGCCATCCATGTTATCAGTTGTGGGTATGAAGATAAAACCGAATGGGGCACCGAG CTGGGCTGGATTTACGGTTCTATTACAGAGGATATCCTAACAGGCTTCAAGATGCATTGCCGTGGTTGGAGGTCCATATATTGTATGCCAAAGAGACCAGCATTCAAGGGATCTGCTCCAATCAATCTTTCAGATCGGCTCAGTCAAGTGCTTCGTTGGGCACATGGCTCTGTTGAGATATTTTTAAGCCGACATTGTCCAGTCTGGTATGGTTACAAAGGAGGGAAGCTTAAGTGGCTTCAACGGTTAGCATATGTTCACACAACCATCTATCCTTTCACCTCTTTACCACTCATTGCCTACTGTACTCTACCAGCCATTTGCTTGCTCACAGACAAGTTCATCATGCCACCT ATTAGCACTTTTGCCAGTCTATTCTTCATTGGTCTTTTTATCTCAATCTTCGCGACGACCGTTCTTGAATCAAGGTGGAGTGGTGTGAGCATTGAGGAATGGTGGAGAAATGAGCAATTCTCGATCATTGGTGGTGTGTCAGCTCACCTATTTGCCGTTGTACTGGGTCTCCTGAAGATTTTGGCTGGAGTAGACACGGATTTCACAGTGACATCTAAAGCAGCCCATGATGAAGAGTTTGGAGACCTGCACACATTCAAATGGACGACCTTGTTAATCCCTCCCACCACAATATTGATTATCAACCTAGTCGGAATAGTCGCTGGAGTCACTGATGCCCTTAACAATGGGAACCAAGCAATGGGACTGCTGTTCGGTAAATTATTCTTTGCCTTCTGGGTGATTGCCCATCTCTATCCCTTCCTCAAAGGGCTGATGGGGCGACAGAACCGAACACCAACCATAGTGGTAATATGGTCAATACTACTGGCTTCTATATTCTCCTTGCTGTGGGTCAGAATCGATCCCTTTGTGCTAAAAACCAAGGGACCTGATACTAAGCAATGTGGAAACAATtgttaa
- the LOC115744594 gene encoding cellulose synthase A catalytic subunit 7 [UDP-forming] isoform X1, producing the protein MEANAGLVAGSHNRNELVVIHGHEEPKSLKNLDGQVCEICGDEVGLTVDGDLFVACNECGFPACRPCYEYERREGSQLCPQCKTRYKRLKGSPRVEGDEDEEDIDDIEHEFNIEDEQNKHKYLAEAMLHGKMSYGRGPDDDDNAQFPPVIAGVRSRPVSGEFPISSYGHGEMPSSLHKRVHPYPMSEPAGSERWDEKKEGGWKERMDDWKLQQGNLGPETDDINDPDMAMIDEARQPLSRKVPIASSKVNPYRMVIVARLVILAFFLRYRILNPVHDAFGLWLTSIICEIWFAFSWILDQFPKWFPIDRETYLDRLSLRYEREGEPNMLSPVDIFVSTVDPMKEPPLVTANTVLSILAMDYPVDKISCYVSDDGASMLTFESLSETAEFARKWVPFCKKFSIEPRAPEMYFTLKIDYLKDKVQPTFVKERRAMKREYEEFKVRINALVAKASKVPPEGWIMQDGTPWPGNNTKDHPGMIQVFLGHSGGLDAEGNELPRLVYVSREKRPGFQHHKKAGAMNALVRVSGVLTNAPFMLNLDCDHYINNSKAAREAMCFLMDPQIGRKVCYVQFPQRFDGIDTHDRYANRNTVFFDINMKGLDGIQGPVYVGTGCVFRRQALYGYEPPKGPKRPKMVSCDCCPCFGRRKKLPKYSKHSANGDAANLQGMEDDKELLLSQMNFEKKFGQSAIFVTSTLMDQGGVPPSSSPAALLKEAIHVISCGYEDKTEWGTELGWIYGSITEDILTGFKMHCRGWRSIYCVPKIPAFKGSAPINLSDRLNQVLRWALGSVEIFFSRHSPAWYGYKGGKLKWLERFAYVNTTIYPFTSLPLLAYCTLPAICLLTDKFIMPPISTFASLFFIALFISIFATGILELRWSGVSIEEWWRNEQFWVIGGVSAHLFAVVQGLLKILAGIDTNFTVTSKATDDEEFGELYAFKWTTLLIPPTTILIINLVGVVAGISDAINNGYQAWGPLFGKLFFAFWVIVHLYPFLKGLMGRQNRTPTIVVIWSILLASIFSLLWVRIDPFVLKTKGPDTKQCGINC; encoded by the exons atgGAAGCTAACGCCGGACTTGTAGCCGGCTCTCACAACCGCAACGAGCTTGTCGTCATTCATGGCCATGAAGAG CCAAAGTCTTTGAAGAACTTGGATGGGCAAGTGTGTGAGATATGCGGGGATGAGGTTGGGCTCACGGTTGATGGAGATCTGTTCGTGGCGTGCAACGAGTGCGGATTTCCGGCTTGTCGGCCTTGCTACGAGTatgagaggagagaggggaGCCAATTGTGCCCGCAGTGCAAGACTCGATACAAGCGTCTCAAAG GGAGCCCGAGAGTGGAGGGCGACGAAGATGAAGAGGACATTGATGATATCGAGCACGAATTCAACATTGAAGATGAACAGAACAAGCACAAATACCTGGCAGAAGCTATGCTTCATGGGAAGATGAGCTACGGAAGAGGTCCTGACGATGACGATAACGCTCAATTTCCACCAGTTATAGCTGGTGTCAGATCCCGACCC GTAAGTGGCGAGTTCCCAATATCATCTTATGGTCACGGAGAGATGCCTTCTTCCCTTCACAAACGAGTTCATCCATATCCAATGTCTGAACCCG CAGGAAGTGAAAGATGGGAtgaaaagaaagagggagggtggaaagaaagaatggaTGACTGGAAGCTGCAGCAAGGCAACCTTGGGCCCGAAACTGACGATATCAATGACCCGGACATGGCTAT GATCGATGAGGCAAGGCAGCCACTCTCTAGGAAAGTTCCGATTGCATCGAGCAAGGTCAACCCATATAGGATGGTGATAGTTGCTCGGCTTGTCATATTGGCTTTCTTCCTCCGTTACAGGATTTTGAACCCGGTACACGATGCATTTGGTCTTTGGTTAACATCCATCATTTGTGAGATATGGTTCGCTTTCTCATGGATCCTGGATCAGTTCCCCAAATGGTTTCCTATTGATCGTGAGACCTATCTTGATCGCCTCTCTCTCAG ATACGAAAGGGAAGGTGAACCTAATATGCTTTCGCCAGTAGATATCTTTGTCAGTACAGTGGATCCCATGAAAGAGCCCCCGCTTGTGACAGCAAACACAGTTCTGTCAATATTGGCTATGGACTATCCAGTCGATAAGATTTCCTGCTACGTTTCTGATGACGGAGCTTCGATGCTCACCTTTGAATCTTTGTCTGAAACTGCCGAATTTGCTCGAAAATGGGTACCCTTCTGCAAAAAGTTCTCTATAGAGCCCAGAGCCCCTGAAATGTACTTCACTTTGAAGATTGATTATCTCAAAGACAAAGTCCAGCCAACCTTTGTCAAAGAGCGGCGAGCAATGAAG AGGGAATATGAAGAATTCAAAGTGCGGATCAATGCGTTGGTTGCTAAAGCTTCAAAAGTACCTCCGGAGGGATGGATCATGCAAGACGGGACACCATGGCCAGGAAACAACACAAAGGATCATCCAGGTATGATTCAAGTTTTTCTTGGACACAGTGGAGGTCTTGATGCAGAAGGGAATGAGCTCCCTCGCCTCGTTTATGTATCTCGTGAGAAGAGGCCTGGCTTCCAACATCACAAGAAAGCTGGTGCCATGAATGCCTTG GTTCGTGTCTCTGGTGTGCTTACAAATGCTCCTTTCATGCTGAACTTGGATTGTGACCACTACATAAATAACAGCAAGGCTGCACGAGAGGCCATGTGTTTCTTGATGGACCCTCAGATAGGAAGAAAGGTTTGCTATGTCCAATTCCCTCAAAGATTTGATGGCATTGATACGCATGACCGATACGCCAACAGGAACACAGTTTTCTTTGAT ATCAACATGAAAGGTCTAGATGGAATCCAGGGCCCTGTATATGTGGGCACTGGATGTGTCTTTCGGAGACAAGCACTTTATGGCTATGAACCCCCAAAGGGTCCTAAACGTCCTAAGATGGTCAGCTGCGATTGCTGCCCATGCTTTGGCCGCCGCAAAAAGCTCCCGAAGTATTCTAAGCATAGTGCCAATGGGGATGCTGCAAATCTGCAAG GAATGGAAGATGACAAGGAGCTACTGCTGTCCCAGATGAATTTTGAGAAGAAGTTTGGGCAGTCAGCAATATTTGTTACTTCAACTTTGATGGATCAGGGTGGTGTACCCCCTTCTTCAAGTCCAGCAGCCCTGCTGAAAGAAGCCATCCATGTTATCAGTTGTGGGTACGAAGATAAAACTGAATGGGGCACTGAG TTAGGCTGGATTTATGGTTCTATAACAGAGGATATCCTAACAGGCTTCAAGATGCATTGCCGTGGTTGGAGGTCCATTTATTGTGTGCCAAAGATACCAGCATTCAAGGGATCTGCTCCGATCAATCTCTCAGATCGGCTCAATCAAGTGCTTCGTTGGGCACTTGGCTCTGTTGAGATCTTTTTTAGCCGTCATAGTCCAGCCTGGTATGGGTACAAAGGGGGGAAACTTAAGTGGCTTGAACGGTTTGCATATGTCAACACAACCATCTATCCTTTCACCTCTTTACCACTCCTTGCCTACTGTACTCTTCCGGCCATTTGCTTGCTCACAGACAAGTTCATCATGCCACCA ATTAGCACTTTTGCCAGTCTTTTCTTCATTGCTCTTTTTATCTCAATCTTTGCGACGGGCATTCTTGAATTGAGGTGGAGTGGAGTGAGCATTGAGGAATGGTGGAGAAATGAGCAATTCTGGGTCATCGGTGGTGTGTCAGCTCACTTGTTTGCTGTTGTACAAGGCCTCCTGAAGATATTGGCTGGAATAGACACTAATTTCACAGTGACATCTAAAGCAACTGATGACGAAGAGTTTGGAGAATTGTACGCATTCAAATGGACGACCTTGTTAATCCCTCCAACTACTATATTGATCATCAACCTTGTTGGAGTAGTTGCCGGAATCTCAGATGCTATTAATAATGGATACCAAGCATGGGGACCTCTGTTTGGTAAATTGTTCTTCGCCTTCTGGGTGATTGTCCATCTCTATCCCTTCCTCAAAGGGCTGATGGGGCGACAGAACCGAACACCAACAATAGTGGTCATATGGTCGATACTACTAGCTTCCATATTCTCCTTGCTTTGGGTCAGGATCGATCCATTTGTGCTGAAGACCAAGGGACCTGATACCAAGCAATGTGGAATCAATTGCTAA